The genome window GATGTCAACAATGCGTTCCTCCATggagagcttgaagaggaagtatATATGCAAATTCCACCTGGACTTGAAGTTGAAAACCCAAAGCTTGTTTGTCGTCTTCAACGTTCTCTCTACGGGCTTAAACAAGCCAGCCGACAATGGTTTACCAAACTATCAAGTTTCTTAGTCTCCCATGGGTTCCAACAATCTAACTCGGACCACTCTCTTTTCTTAAAGCTCACTAAGTCAGCCACTACTATACTCTTGGTGTACGTCGATGATATCATACTCACAGGGAACAGTATGCTGGAAATACAAGATATCACCACCCTCTTGGATTaaacattcaaaataaaagatctTGGTGACTTGAAGTTCTTTCTGGGACTCGAGATTGCCCGTACCAATCATGGAATCCATTTATGGCAACGAAAATATGCCTTAGACATTTTGTCTGATTCAGATATGCTAGGATGCAAGCCACACTCGACACCCATGGATTATTCCGTAAAATTGCAGATGCACTCAGGGAATTCTCTTTCTGACGAGTCCTCCTCTTCCTATCGAAGGCTCATCGGAAGATTAATATACCTCACCAACACTCGCCCAGATATTGCGTACGCTGTTCAACAGCTCAGCCAGTACATGTTGGCTCCTACCACTACTCATCTTCAAGCTGCTTTTCGTATATTGAGATACCTCAAGGGCTCACCAGGATCCGGGCTCTTCTTCGCAGCAAACGGGACTCCCCAACTCCGAGCTTTCAGTGATTCAGATTGGGCGGGGTGTAAAGACTCTCGCAAATCCACCACAGGGTTCCTGGTCTATCTGAGTTCTTCACTCATCTCGTGGCAATCAAAGAAACAGTCCACCGTCTCCCGCAGCTCCTCCGAAGCCGAGTATGTGAGCTGCAATGGCTAACGTATGTTCTCCAAGACATTGGTGTAAATTCCTCCCACAGAATTCCTACCACACTaacaaatatttctaattttgaCAATGCAGAAAAAATGAAGTCAAGAAACAAGAAGTAAATTTTCTATCTCGAAATGACTACTAGTAaacgttaaaaaaaatcataaaggtattaaaaaatgtttgattaaaattaatttataaacagTGGGATTTGGAGGCACTATACGTGATGTTCAGGGTCAATGGAAATCGTTGGATATCAAGGTTCGTGTGGCTTCTTATATTAACAAGTTAATTGTAAGCTTAGCTGTTATGCCTTATCTGTTGCTTGGGCGAaaggaattaattatgaatCAGATAGGTGAGTCTTATTCCTAGTTAGCTTAGCTATCACCCTCATCTTTGACAGTAACAATGATTTATATCCTTATGATCCTTAATTCAGAagatttaatactttttttttacttggtaTAACTACTATAATTAAGATCTTAGACtctttaattatattcaaaGTATTCCCACAatctttaattatattcaaGGTATTCAAACCGACATTTCTTTATAttatacaaaaatcaaattagatCCTCCTCACAACACTTCCTTTCCTTCTCTTGGCtgctaaatttttatttggaaaatattaaaatgtctttgaaatcaaaattttagtttAGAAGTTGATTAttcgtaaaaaaaatatcaacaacctaaaatatttgtttaaaaatggTTATCCATAAGTAATTAAGCTTATGTTTGGAATAGCccatttgaaatagtttttagtttttaattaagtaTCAAAACCAAATTTTAGTTTGcaggattttctttttatttttaatttaaaaatttgttataagTATCTTAGAATTTTCCTTTAAAAGATTCACTATATAATTTCTCaataagtaaagaaaaaattcaagttttttttttacggatTCCTTAAACTAAGCGTCTAAGCCCATATCCAATCCAGGAAAGATAGTGAAAGTAAAGCAAAGACAATTTATTTGTGTAACGGTTTTAAATGTGTTTGGATAACATGAACATaagtaatttcattttaaagcAATAAGGgacttattttctgttttcttatCTTGAAAAGTGAAAAATTCCATTGAACATGATATTAAAGGAAACCAAacacaaataagaaaaaaaatacaatatactGAATGTAGAAGTAAAATCAATTCTAACCTTGGTTGAATAATGCATTATTAATTGTAAATCAGTGTCATCAATTTTCacgaataaaaaacaaaattaatgtcTTTGTAGAATTTATGTGCCTACACCTACAACACAATGCTGACAATTGATCAAAATTGAGACAGAATCATCTTTGCTACGTACACGGGTGTGCATGATTGAGACAAAACGAATAAATATATACAGGTaccttcttaaaaatatttttaaaaaatcttgatCATAAATAACACAATTCTGATGCATACGTAattgaaagttttattttatctaaaaaaacataCATGTGTAATTGGTGTAAATAATCATAGCTTGATTGAACAGTACTATCAGTAAGTGGAACACTGGCACCCCATATTGAGCCCCTAGTCCCTAATATGACATGACATTGTATGTATTAtcaatgttgatgttgatgcaTGGTTGCTTTGTTGCCATGCATTAATTGGCACTATGAGTATGACTCTATGAAACCCACAAGGCTACAACCATGGTGCCCAACAACTGTCAAATTTTTTCACATATTTTTGACACCCACGAACCAATTTAACTACAACGACTATGTGAAGTTTCCCCTTAATTTGGATTCGGCATCAGAAATTGGGGCTAACAAGAAGGCTggccttatatatatatatatatatatatatatatattaaaaaaattgtagtcctctctatatatttatatttcagcACTACTCAACTCATTGCCAACAAggaatatttaatatatgtacccaaaaaatgaaatatttaatatcaaaattttaaaaaccaactctttttttttttttgcaatctcACACTTCAAGCTTTATCTAGTTCACTAGTTGTTGATCATGCAGTcagtttttgtctttttgatACATCACCATAACAATTGTATAAAGAAAGCAGGCGAAAAAGACATTGATCGTGGTGAAGTTTTAAAGGGGGGGTTTTGTGCCTcggttaattaaaaaaataaaataaaaataaaggtaaaGATATGTgcacttcaattttttattgtacTATATTTTGATGCCTCAATTAGAGCAGGATCTAGTACAAATTTTGCTTGTAGTTCTTCATTGTTAGGCCatttataaatatgattttatgaaTTTGCATGAGACTTGTGGTTCATTGATTTAACAAGTATGAGCGATTGTTACATAACCACTACATATTTTAAGAAGATTCTTCTACAATGGATTAAGTTTCCCAAATAAATGTCAAATAAGTGGTgggtattatttatataaatgcaAGCATATTTCTCttagaataatatttataatttttcaattagtctttttttaaaatattttcagtttAATGTTTATGCAAGTATAAAACAGTTATATGCTGttatctaatcataaattactatttgaattatttcaaaataattattttaaatttatcattataaCTGGATAACTCTATGTAATTTTTCACACGATtaatatataactctttttttaaatactttttttgcctaaattttaaattttcttcataGTTGAATTTTTACTCAATAATAATATTGCAATAATAGCTTTAACATAATTCAAAAAGTTAGATCAATTGGTTCAttcaatgaattaattaatcagTTCAAGTAACTCTCAAAACTATTAAAACATACTTTCTTATTTGGggtcaacaatttttttagttttatttgacAAAAGGGTCAACTACTATTAAACCAtgtttaattactaattactatTTCACCATCATATTGAGTATAAGTAAACACATGTTAGGGCACATTGGCTATTGTTATATTCACTTTTTAGCAAAGTACATCCTCCGCCTTCTCGctctctcttttgtttttttttttataagttaaattacttaaaataacttttttctttttcatacctTCTTCTCTCCCTTGCACACTTCCTCTTTCCTTCTCTCTTTCATGACACTCCCTCCTCTCTTTTACTCTCTTCACCCCCTTTGATATTCCTTTATGCCCCTTTTGCTCAATCTCTTGTTATAGCATTAGGATTTTTCCATCTTCCAAACTGTAATTTAGTATGTTTACACTCTATTACTTTTCTtccttgttttaattttatccacTCATGTAACACCATTAATATCTTATATGTTTAAGTTGTTGCAGCGAAGCACCTCTTAGAATTGTTCAAATTGAATGCTTTCTCCACTTCAATTGTTTGACCattgtataatttttcatttatatagaGTTTTTAATAGTCCTATTGTtctgcttaatttttttttgtggatatttttaacattttgaaaaatattttttggaacataatttattttttagtattccAAAAAGTACTTTATGAAACACAAAAATAGTATTTCGAGAActacttttcaaaatattaaaaataaaattgtgtccCAAAAAATACTTTtcgaaatattaaaaacaaaacattattaTGGAAAAGTACATTCTAGAATAATGATTATGTATCTATGTTATGGGAATAAAAGGGTAAGTGGATATAGCAAAAACCCTTGGCAATGTGCTATTTGGGCTGCCATAATAATTACACGAGCCCATTGTCAGGTCCAAAATCCCCCACACGCTAGGCAGAACGACGTCGTATCGTTGATCCCGGCATTGCCCGGCGCGTGGCGCGTGCCACCAAGCACGCATCAAAATCTGCCGCTTCAACCAGCAATTTGTGCAGGGAAATTCCTGTCAAACCGCAGAGAAGAGGACAAACAATTAGGGTTTTTCAAATTCAACATTTCTTCGTTTTCCAATTTAGGGTTTTTTTCTCCTCGCTCTGTTGCTTTACCCTTCAGTTGCAATTCGTACAGGTAATACtacattgcattgttttttcaattttctttatcaccccccccccccccccaaactTCGAATTGATTTATTCTGTTCTCTTGAATTTCTGCAAAGAATTTTCACAAGCACACCTTTTAGCTTTTTGAATTTCATAGGCACATAGTTCTGTGGcgcctttttcattttttaattgcatAATTAAACGTGATTGTCTGCTGGAGTAATGGTTGACTGTCTAGGGTTTAGTTCTCAGTGtttaaaattttccttcttttaattttgttgtaggAATTCTTTTTTGGTCTCTcttttttctgaaatttctgTAATGGGTTGGTGTAGGAGGTTGTTCTATTCTCATGCACAATTGAAATTGGCAAATGAGTGATGCAAAAGAAAACGAGGTAGCTAGCCAGGGCATGCCCTCGGTCGTGGAAGAAAACCAACAGTTGGTTGATGCTGAGGTTCAAGATCAACCTGAAACTGCCTCTGCTCCTGTTCCAGTAGAGGAAACTTCAAATCATGTTGAAATTACAAAGGAAGAACCACGTGCCGAGGATAAAAATGCAGAACTTGAGGCTGTTTCAGAGGGAATTCcacaagaagatgttcaaaataCTCTTCTCTATGTCCCAGTAGAGTCTGATGCTCAGATTTTGGATAGGACTGAGTCTGAAGAAGCTTCTGTTGCGAAGGTGGAAGCTGATGAATTAGCCCAGAATAATAAGGAGGCCGAGAATAATGATGATGTTCATCAAAATAGTAATGGTAATGTTGAGATGGCTTTGGAGGTGAAGCCTGAAGCCTGTGGAATGGCTGATAGTAAAGCATGTGATAATGGTGACCCTGTGCCTGCAAGTCATAATGAGCTTGCTACGCACCTACCTGCTCCTGCAGATACAAACACTGAAATTATGAATGTATTAGAAGTTGAGAATAAGGCTGACGAAAAGCAAGCTACTGAACCTGCAGATAATGGGAAATCAAATTCAAAGTACATGCTTTTCTTGGATGCTGACCATTCCTATGATGGTAATGAGTCAGGAACAGAGGAGGAGCAGTCAGCATTTATGAAGGAGCTTGAAAACTTCTTTAGGGAGAGGAGCATGGAATTCAAACCTCCCAAATTCTATGGAGAAGGATTAAATTGCCTTAAGTGAGTTATGCATGATCATTTTAACTTTctctaatatttaaatatgacaTAAATACACAATTCTAAAATGTTATCACTCTGGCCTAATGCTTAATTATTGGTGAATATAAGGCTGTGGAGAGCTGTAACGAGATTGGGTGGCTATGATAAGGTATTCATGTAATTTTACACTTGATGAGCAAAATTTTAAGGGGTTGTTATTTGAGCCAAATTAACTTTGATTACATTCTAAGCTATTAGTTTGTTTATATCAGatcacttgtttttattttttccgaGACATACACCTAAATggcttatatttataaataggtgacttcaTGTAAATTATGGCGGCAAGTGGGAGAGTCTTTCAAGCCTCCGAAGTAAGAACCAACATGCTCTTTCATGTCTTGATCTTGTTTATGGCTCTGAAATCAAAGTCTTCTTATATATGCAGTTTTGTATCTATGCCTTCTGTCTCTTTTAAGTGTTATTTAATGTAAAGTTTTGAtatgagggcgagccctggtgcagcggtaaagttgtgccttggtgacttgttggtcatgggttcgaatccggaaacagcctctttgcatatgcaagggtaaggctgcgtacaacatccctcccccatagtGTTGGATGCTTCTTTTAAACTATGAAGGGTTGATTTACGAAAGCTTATTAGCTTAGCTTTGAAGCAgttgttttcattatttaagAAATGGATTGCTTGTGGTCTTCCAATATTTCTTCAGCGACTTTGGCTTTTTCCCAGAACCTATCTAACTGCACATTTTTtagcttttcttttcctttttattgagTGGGTGGGGAGTTGGGGAGGTTGTTGGAATACTGTGAGCTGTTTGAAAGGAATTGATACATAagtcataatataatataatataatatattaatacagTTCTCTGTCTTCAACCTATGCAGGACATGTACCACTGTCTCATGGACTTTTCGGGGATTTTATGAGAAGGTGATTGTACATTAATAAGTTATACTTtagatttttgttattattaattgcTCTCACTAATTACACATATAGTTTATATCTGTGCTTTGATGATGTTCCTTTAAAGCTTACAAGTATGTCTTTTGTTTGTGCTTGAATATTGACTTTTGATGTAGATAATTAGCATTTACCTGAATTGCTTGGACAATTTCTGTTACATTGTTAACATTCTTTTTCTGGCTGTTAAGATAATGACATTCATGCTATGACCCTATTGGAGAAGATTTCATACCATTTACATAGTTTCCTCGTGCCCCTAAATTTTATACTAACTTATTACTTGGCTGTGAGCCTGTGACATGGGATACATTTCCTGTTTGTTTGCTTTCTGACAGTTGGCTATAAATATCTAACTATGCTTGATTTAGAGGTTAATATGACATACATGTTTATTTCATTTGTATATTTCCTATTTGCAAAATATCCGTAAATTATATCAGATATTGTGCCTTTAGTACTATGCAGTTTGTTATCCATTTCTATTAACCCTTGCCTCATTCTTGCTGTCTGTGATATCCTACACCAGGCACTTCTTGATTATgaaagacataaaataaaaggTGGTGAGCTGAATGTTCCTGTTGCTTCTCATCCAGAGCCTATAAATATTGAAAATCAGGTGATATGtaatttgtatttttgcttTCTGTAgcattagaaaatatatataagatggGGAATTATTGGAAAATCTAATTTGGCATCaccaaaatttcattaatttcctGTGTTTGGATTTAgcttattttgaatttgaaacaacTTGTGATCAAGAACATTCTTCTAGAGCTTTTGGGAGAACAAAAAGTGGTTTCTCCcctaaataaatgaaaatcaaatatgCATGCACTATGACTTTATCAGGGTGCAATACTGCAATAATCATTTATTGTCTGTCAAAGTTATTTGTTCTGGTTTGAGAAAAATTTTAGCATCTatttatcatttcaaattgccCCCAATAtgttttatctttaataattttagttgCTGGCGTATGTTGCTTCTTATATTCAGTAGAAGATTGTTTTGAAGTCAAATAGCATCATTATTTTGCAGTTACTTCTttctagaaattaaattatatgcagGGTAATTTCTTGCCTCAGAATTTAAGAAGTCcaatgtaaatttttgtttccacCATGGAAAAAGGTTTAATTTGTATGCCTCTGGTCATGTATACAAATTTTCTCCCCCTCTCTATCCATAGATAAGCAATGACTGAACATGAGTTTAAGGTGTCATTAACTGAGTTAAATTTCATGTCTAATTTGATCGAACAATATCTGAAATTGGTTTGAATTTCTACTTGCTTTGCAATAAAGTAAATTCCTCTTTAGTTGTGGTAGGCTCTGTAAGGGGAATTGTACTATGGCTCTGTGTCATTTTTCCTGCGACCATTAATTTGTCTTACAATTGTTTTTAAATGATGGGCAAATTCAGGCCTCTGTATCAGGTAGAGCACGGAGAGATGCTGCAGCACGAGCTATGCAGGGGTGGCACTCACAACGCCTCCTAGGCAATGGTGAAGTTAGTGACCCTATTATTAAGGTCTGGAGAGTTTTgaattattgatttttgttcTCCTGAATTATCTTTCATTGCCTGTTACTCTGTTTTGGCCGCCATATAATTGTTTaatacttttgtttttcttaggaTAGGAATTCTGTGTCTGTGCAAAAGCGTGAAAAGCAGCTTAAAAGCATCAGTATGTCCTTCATCCTATTGCTTTCACTTTTAACAGTATGGGTGTTAAATGATTCTTACTTTTGGATTATCTCTCTTATTGACTCAGATATACACAAACGTAAGAAGCCATCTTCACCTTACATGGATAATGCAGTCAAAGCTGCACGCAGTAAACCGTCTAAACCACAGTTAAGATCTGGTTGCTTCATTTTCAATATCGCTTTTCTTGTGTGTTGTGCTTACATAATGCTTGCAGCTTTGTCTAGTTAATGAGTGAAATGTTGCCAACCTTTTGCTTTACTTGAAACTAGAAAGTGTTTACTTTGGGACTTT of Glycine soja cultivar W05 chromosome 1, ASM419377v2, whole genome shotgun sequence contains these proteins:
- the LOC114392551 gene encoding uncharacterized protein LOC114392551; the encoded protein is MDYSVKLQMHSGNSLSDESSSSYRRLIGRLIYLTNTRPDIAYAVQQLSQYMLAPTTTHLQAAFRILRYLKGSPGSGLFFAANGTPQLRAFSDSDWAGCKDSRKSTTGFLVYLSSSLISWQSKKQSTVSRSSSEAEYVSCNG
- the LOC114418913 gene encoding AT-rich interactive domain-containing protein 3-like, encoding MSDAKENEVASQGMPSVVEENQQLVDAEVQDQPETASAPVPVEETSNHVEITKEEPRAEDKNAELEAVSEGIPQEDVQNTLLYVPVESDAQILDRTESEEASVAKVEADELAQNNKEAENNDDVHQNSNGNVEMALEVKPEACGMADSKACDNGDPVPASHNELATHLPAPADTNTEIMNVLEVENKADEKQATEPADNGKSNSKYMLFLDADHSYDGNESGTEEEQSAFMKELENFFRERSMEFKPPKFYGEGLNCLKLWRAVTRLGGYDKVTSCKLWRQVGESFKPPKTCTTVSWTFRGFYEKALLDYERHKIKGGELNVPVASHPEPINIENQASVSGRARRDAAARAMQGWHSQRLLGNGEVSDPIIKDRNSVSVQKREKQLKSINIHKRKKPSSPYMDNAVKAARSKPSKPQLDTTVIDIGPPADWVKVNVQKTKDCFEVYALVPGLLREEVRVQSDPAGRLVISGEPEHPNNPWGVTPFKKVVSLPSRIDPHQTSAVVTLHGQLFVRVPFEHLE